In the Silene latifolia isolate original U9 population chromosome 1, ASM4854445v1, whole genome shotgun sequence genome, CTCAGAATGTACACATTATAAGGAAAGACGGTAACAAATACGAGTACAGAGGAACTACAAAGCCATGGAAGCAAAGCAAACAAGAGTATTTCTTCAAGAAAAGGAGGAATTGTTTAATAACAGAAGATCTTAATCCCACTGAACAAAAGATTTTAGCGGCGGAAAATATAAAAAACAATGTTCAAGTTGATTGTACCTATACTAATACAAAATTAACTTGACCATGACATGAAGTTATAGCTTTCATCATCAGATAATGAGTTAGAAAGAACCAATCATTTAACAATTCATACCTCAAAACAGATTACGCAACGTAACACTCAGCTAACAACATATGTTGCGGTCCATTAACAGAAACAGTCTAAGCATCGGACTAAGGCAAATGCATGGACTCGGAAATAATCAATAAAATGGACAGTTGAACCTGATTAGTTCATTTCTTATCTTCATGTACCATAATAACATCAAAGCGGAGATCAAATTCTCCAAACTAAACCATTAGAATGTTGACGGACATAGAAGGCTAAAAGCAGCTACTAAATTTGCAGTTAAATATGTTCTTGTACAGAGCAAAATAATACGTCAAGACACGAAATGCACTGAAGGATAGGAAGCTTACAAGCAAGGAGACTAAAACAAAGACTCGAGCGTTGTCAGCATCAATCATCATAGAAATAGCTCGATATGTGACTGATATGTTGTAAAGGCCGAATTACACCTCCTTGCCTGATAAAGTAAGCGACTTCTCTTCTCAACACCTCCATGCTGAAGCTGCAACAAGCTCTCGCCTCTGCCAGCTCAGCACTAGAGACGCCTGTCGCTTCTCTACATGAAATCCCCTTCCCGGAGTCCTCTTCACCACATAATCCGCTTGGGTTTCAGTGAAATTACTGAACTGCAAAGGCACGAAACCAACGGAAGCAAAGAGGTTTTTCCAGTGGGGCATCTTGTCCGGAGCATGCAGACGGCCCAAGACCGAGTTTTCAATCCCAGGCTGGACAAAAAACTTCTCTACCTTACTCACAACATCGGAAGCTACATTGAGACCATCAAGAGACTCTAGTAGATTAATGCAGGATTCTAGGGAGTGGATTAGGTGTTGCGGGAAAGGAAGGTCACACCGGTCAAACCCTCTATCAAAAGACACCACAATCTTCGGGGATTGTTGCTTAATAAACCGAAGTATTGATGGGAGTACTGAAGGCCGAGTTGAAGATGCCCAAATGGGGATATGAACAGCAAAACACTCGTTCTCAGAGGTACTACTAAAATTGGGAAAGGAGGACAAGGACGGGTCAAACGAGTCCAAATTCACAATTTGAAAGTCGAAAGCAATGCCTATATCAATGGCAAATTGGACAAGGTTTTCACGAACAAGGGCAAGTTCAAAAGGGTGAGTTGTTGAAGGAACAACAGTAGTAATACGCAAAGACGGAGCTCCCTTTTTCCTCAAGGGGAGCTCCTGAATCAAAGACGCCCATTGCGCCCCACAACCAATATCAAAATCAACAACATGAATAACATCAACATCATCAAGAGCCTCAAGAATCGCTTGAGTACAAGTAAAATTCACAAACTGAGTAATAGGAGAAACCTCAGAAAACACCTTATAAGCATTCATCTTATGAACAATATCGTAAGGAGTAAGCGTCTTAGGCGGGGGAACAGTAACTGGGTTGCTCAACTGAAGGAGCATTTGTAAAGCTTCCTTAAGGTACAATGCCGCCCTAATAATAGGCGGTTTTCCCTGAATGGAAAGCTGTTGATTGAGCCGCGCCAATATCTCTTGCGCGAGTGAGAAATTCCCAGTTTGGATTAAATCAGCTGCCTTAAACAACTGATCTTTAAC is a window encoding:
- the LOC141592078 gene encoding scarecrow-like protein 6, which translates into the protein MMQTMPYKFQQNGVLEVTQFPPNWNSLNKFPPQQQQQQQQQQLQVYSNNCEKNSSNNNNNSCSRTTSCVESEPTSALDTIRGRSPSPPTSASTLSSSFTGGAGGVADPVCLNGGSDNVAGGGAGDGDGGNGIGLEEWDSLFPNGDGALLPWIMGDPDDPGLGNAGLGVVDQVCFNNAFNSNPTQLHSANSGIGSFTTPFNVGGAEKPVILNPQLLLNQQQVQTVSNPSFVMSPTMLGNNNNNNYCQQFEQFQPQLKRHNPGLMMMGGLTQIPMGLPPELFAGQKPVMRAKGQEEGVKDQLFKAADLIQTGNFSLAQEILARLNQQLSIQGKPPIIRAALYLKEALQMLLQLSNPVTVPPPKTLTPYDIVHKMNAYKVFSEVSPITQFVNFTCTQAILEALDDVDVIHVVDFDIGCGAQWASLIQELPLRKKGAPSLRITTVVPSTTHPFELALVRENLVQFAIDIGIAFDFQIVNLDSFDPSLSSFPNFSSTSENECFAVHIPIWASSTRPSVLPSILRFIKQQSPKIVVSFDRGFDRCDLPFPQHLIHSLESCINLLESLDGLNVASDVVSKVEKFFVQPGIENSVLGRLHAPDKMPHWKNLFASVGFVPLQFSNFTETQADYVVKRTPGRGFHVEKRQASLVLSWQRRELVAASAWRC